The following are encoded together in the Candidatus Hinthialibacter antarcticus genome:
- the xseB gene encoding exodeoxyribonuclease VII small subunit, with protein sequence MTKKTDKPFDYEKGMARLETIIEEFDEGGLSLEAMEKSFIEGMELIQKCSERLNQVETRVNKLTEEQQGETWSEEPFDDQE encoded by the coding sequence ATGACGAAAAAAACTGACAAGCCTTTCGATTACGAAAAAGGCATGGCGCGGCTCGAAACCATCATCGAAGAATTCGACGAGGGCGGCCTGTCGCTCGAAGCCATGGAAAAATCGTTTATCGAAGGCATGGAACTCATTCAAAAATGCTCGGAACGGCTGAATCAAGTCGAGACCCGCGTAAATAAATTGACAGAAGAACAACAAGGTGAGACCTGGAGCGAAGAGCCGTTTGACGATCAGGAATGA